In Anopheles gambiae chromosome 2, idAnoGambNW_F1_1, whole genome shotgun sequence, a single window of DNA contains:
- the LOC5667144 gene encoding uncharacterized protein LOC5667144, translating to MIDDDEDDYEGYFLRPANEYNIKEKIIQANQESFAIPTPPSPRQHVSGERRVTFREQLVDYEPDDYSSEDDGYGAASAGGGGDSGGGGGGGGAGGPSGHKKNALIRTVADVHRDGGSGEVADGYGADTIIEELHLDDRRNGTPDQEREDEEEEQEEEEVVIEEEQLEGDYDEDGGDGADDRMEKHKTGVEGESIVSEEEDEEDNEVEEEATLHEEPQVEEEEEEQEEEPTDGSSMDTEIHNPESSEDISSSPLKTYRSEADSRSVSGDSQAEETNPGEEDGNVVQYEDDDEAEDEHRRTATSNGGGDDAGDDSSSDGERPLEAHRAKRSTTCRRKCCRHKKSAGEKLPYYNGFRSEYGLSREELEEKKRRQEARRQRVRERQQRRTAEQRQKAQSNEEAFAAWLHGKLRNSINKHQNMYDVKQSGSSGRQQQQQQLQNPKYRRRNGIHTMQQISYG from the exons ATGATTgacgacgatgaggatgaTTATGAAGGATATT TTCTTCGGCCCGCCAACGAATACAACATAAAGGAAAAAATCATTCAAGCGAATCAGGAATCGTTCGCCATTCCGACGCCACCGTCACCGCGGCAGCATGTGAGCGGGGAGCGGCGGGTAACCTTCCGGGAGCAGCTGGTCGACTACGAACCGGACGATTACAGCAGCGAGGACGACGGGTACGGTGCTGCTAGTGCTGGAGGGGGTGGAGAtagtggcggcggtggcggtggtggtggagcaggAGGTCCTTCCGGGCATAAAAAGAACGCCCTCATTAGAACGGTGGCCGATGTGCATCGGGATGGTGGGAGTGGTGAGGTTGCCGATGGTTACGGTGCGGACACAATCATCGAGGAGCTGCACCTAGACGATCGCCGTAACGGGACACCGGACCAGGAACGGGAGGACGaagaggaggagcaggaggaagaggaggtgGTGATAGAGGAGGAACAGCTCGAAGGAGACTACGACGAGGACGGTGGCGACGGGGCGGACGATCGCATGGAGAAACATAAGACTGGTGTGGAGGGTGAATCGATCGtgtcggaggaggaggacgaggaggacaaCGAAGTGGAAGAGGAAGCGACACTGCACGAGGAGCCGCAGgtagaggaggaggaggaggagcaggaggaagaACCAACGGACGGTTCGAGCATGGACACGGAGATACACAACCCGGAGAGTAGTGAGGACATTAGCAGCAGCCCACTCAAGACGTACCGGAGCGAGGCGGACTCGCGCTCCGTTTCCGGCGATTCACAGGCCGAGGAGACAAACCCGGGCGAGGAGGACGGAAACGTGGTACAGTACGAAGATGATGACGAAGCGGAGGATGAGCACCGTCGGACGGCCACCAGCAATGGGGGTGGCGATGACGCCGGCGATGACTCATCTTCCGACGGTGAGCGTCCGCTCGAAGCGCACCGGGCGAAACGGTCGACGACCTGCCGGCGGAAGTGCTGCCGGCACAAGAAGTCGGCCGGTGAGAAGCTGCCGTACTACAACGGCTTCCGCTCCGAGTACGGGCTGTCGCGGGAGGAGCTGGAGGAGAAGAAGCGACGGCAGGAGGCACGGCGGCAGCGGGTCCGCGAGCGGCAGCAGCGCCGCACGGCCGAGCAGCGCCAGAAGGCGCAATCGAACGAGGAAGCATTTGCGGCCTGGCTGCACGGCAAGCTGCGTAACTCAATCAACAAGCACCAAAACATGTACGACGTGAAGCAGAGCGGTTCGTCcggtcggcagcagcagcagcagcagctccagaaTCCGAAATATCGTCGTCGAAACGGTATCCACACGATGCAACAAATTTCCTACGGTTAG
- the LOC1270153 gene encoding transmembrane protein 134 isoform X2, protein MSLQNGSGNRGHHGKDSAKRFSIHDAFEEETDEVIKVYGSTVISTPMRAKARSPDDVSIRIHDQRDSDSLIQEYGHLSASESYTYCWRHPKVRENWRTVLAAFALLIIGIGLIVMGAYALVEPHNGSQAAVFFVAGFICFVPGAYHVVYIWLAARGYRGFDFYHLPLFT, encoded by the exons ATGAGCCTACAGAACGGTAGTGGCAATCGTGGCCACCACGGCAAGGATTCGGCCAAGCGGTTCTCCATACACGACGCGTTCGAGGAGGAAACGGACGAGGTAATTAAGGTGTACGGCTCGACCGTCATCAGTACACCGATGCGGGCGAAGGCGCGCTCCCCGGACGATGTGTCGATTAGAATACACGATCAAAG GGATAGTGATTCGCTGATACAGGAGTACGGGCACCTGTCGGCGAGCGAATCGTACACCTACTGCTGGCGGCACCCGAAGGTGCGGGAAAACTGGCGCACGGTGCTGGCCGCATTCGCCCTGCTGATCATCGGCATCGGACTGATCGTGATGGGTGCGTACGCGCTGGTCGAACCACACAACGGATCACAGGCGGCCGTGTTTTTCGTCGCCGGCTTCATCTGCTTCGTCCCCGGCGCGTACCACGTCGTGTACATCTGGCTGGCGGCCCGCGGCTACCGAGGATTCGACTTCTACCACCTACCGCTTTTCACGtaa
- the LOC1270153 gene encoding transmembrane protein 134 isoform X1, which yields MSLQNGSGNRGHHGKDSAKRFSIHDAFEEETDEVIKVYGSTVISTPMRAKARSPDDVSIRIHDQSNRAHLKYTDDTTSRDSDSLIQEYGHLSASESYTYCWRHPKVRENWRTVLAAFALLIIGIGLIVMGAYALVEPHNGSQAAVFFVAGFICFVPGAYHVVYIWLAARGYRGFDFYHLPLFT from the exons ATGAGCCTACAGAACGGTAGTGGCAATCGTGGCCACCACGGCAAGGATTCGGCCAAGCGGTTCTCCATACACGACGCGTTCGAGGAGGAAACGGACGAGGTAATTAAGGTGTACGGCTCGACCGTCATCAGTACACCGATGCGGGCGAAGGCGCGCTCCCCGGACGATGTGTCGATTAGAATACACGATCAAAG TAATCGAGCCCATCTAAAGTACACCGATGATACCACCTCCAGGGATAGTGATTCGCTGATACAGGAGTACGGGCACCTGTCGGCGAGCGAATCGTACACCTACTGCTGGCGGCACCCGAAGGTGCGGGAAAACTGGCGCACGGTGCTGGCCGCATTCGCCCTGCTGATCATCGGCATCGGACTGATCGTGATGGGTGCGTACGCGCTGGTCGAACCACACAACGGATCACAGGCGGCCGTGTTTTTCGTCGCCGGCTTCATCTGCTTCGTCCCCGGCGCGTACCACGTCGTGTACATCTGGCTGGCGGCCCGCGGCTACCGAGGATTCGACTTCTACCACCTACCGCTTTTCACGtaa